The Bacteroidales bacterium WCE2008 genome has a segment encoding these proteins:
- a CDS encoding AraC-type DNA-binding protein, with amino-acid sequence MNEFQQEIVPIHKEDLFIILNHPNAKFDYPVHYHPEYEINLVMNCTGTRVVGDSEEEFGDSDLVMVGPSLPHAWKSDSKVNHVITIQFSEDMLNYPMLGKRIFSPIRQLLQDSVHGLSFEGPEQAIIKEQIIALTRMQGFQSVTTFLDILNLMANSNRKKLVTNLYEPELGATTKSRRIARVCEHIDKNLDKKLSLPEVSALVNMSESAFSHFFKKRTGMSYINYVNNQRIAKACTLLGDTTLSASEICYDCGFNNKSNFIRIFRKKKGMTPIEYRKFISQMLIKY; translated from the coding sequence ATGAATGAATTCCAGCAGGAAATAGTTCCAATACATAAAGAAGACTTGTTTATTATTCTTAACCACCCGAATGCAAAATTCGACTATCCGGTGCACTATCATCCGGAATATGAGATCAATCTGGTGATGAATTGTACGGGAACCCGTGTCGTAGGTGACTCGGAAGAGGAATTCGGGGACTCTGATTTGGTTATGGTCGGACCGTCGCTGCCTCATGCATGGAAATCCGACTCGAAGGTGAATCATGTGATCACGATACAGTTCTCGGAGGACATGCTGAATTACCCGATGCTGGGCAAGCGAATCTTCAGCCCGATCCGCCAGCTGCTGCAGGATTCTGTCCACGGTCTCAGCTTCGAGGGACCGGAGCAGGCGATAATCAAGGAACAGATAATCGCCCTGACGAGGATGCAGGGTTTCCAGTCGGTCACGACTTTCCTCGATATCCTCAATTTAATGGCCAATTCCAACCGCAAGAAGCTCGTTACGAACCTTTATGAGCCGGAGCTGGGGGCGACCACCAAAAGTCGCCGTATAGCCCGCGTTTGCGAGCATATTGACAAGAACCTGGACAAGAAGCTGAGCCTCCCGGAGGTTTCGGCTCTGGTAAATATGTCCGAGTCCGCTTTCTCTCATTTCTTCAAGAAGCGGACCGGCATGTCTTATATAAATTATGTGAATAATCAGCGTATCGCGAAGGCGTGCACTCTTCTGGGTGACACGACGCTGAGCGCATCGGAGATCTGCTACGATTGCGGCTTCAACAACAAGTCCAATTTCATCCGTATCTTCCGGAAGAAGAAGGGCATGACCCCGATCGAGTACCGCAAGTTTATCTCGCAGATGCTTATAAAGTACTAG
- a CDS encoding solute:Na+ symporter, SSS family encodes MGSASIGWIDITIVLLYLVFIIWWGLRHGKSSDAGSYFLAGRSMPWWVVGLSLFAASISSTTLIGQCGDAYDTGIAVFNYNLTGVVVMVFFAVFLLPLYIKSKIFTIPEFLQKRFDKRSRYFFSAICIIGNIFLDAAGALYAAALIIKLVFPQADLQLLILIFAVIAASYTIPGGLSSAINAELIQAVILIVGSVILTVACFANGGGEYLAGLLSSGDLSMKLIRPLNDPATPWLGLIVGMPVSGIYFWANNQTLVQRVLSSRSVDEGRRGVMFAGLLTLATLFIIVFPGVIARNLFPGLERPDMIYPTLVLKMLPTGLLGIMLSALLAALTSTLSAILNSTSTLFTMDFYAQAKPTTESKKLVLVGKITSLVIIVIAALWAPNIGKFGSLLKYYQEMLSYIAPPIVAAFLLGIFSKRVNGNGAFAGLLGGLLMAVVMLLWRHRIFGDMHFLLIIPILLAFSMTVIFLVSLAYPRPGEDKLRDTTFSFRDFRAEGHELKKLPLYSNYRFWAGCLLVACAGILILFS; translated from the coding sequence ATGGGCTCTGCTTCAATCGGATGGATAGACATAACCATTGTCTTACTGTACCTGGTATTCATTATCTGGTGGGGATTGCGTCATGGAAAAAGCTCTGACGCAGGATCATATTTTCTTGCAGGCAGGAGCATGCCTTGGTGGGTGGTCGGCCTCTCCCTCTTCGCCGCCAGCATTTCCTCCACGACCCTGATAGGACAGTGCGGAGACGCATATGACACCGGAATCGCAGTATTCAACTACAACCTCACCGGAGTAGTGGTGATGGTATTCTTCGCAGTCTTCCTGCTGCCGCTCTACATCAAGTCCAAGATTTTCACCATCCCGGAGTTCCTCCAGAAGCGATTCGACAAGCGCTCCCGCTACTTCTTCTCGGCGATCTGCATCATCGGAAACATCTTCCTGGACGCTGCAGGAGCCCTGTATGCGGCAGCCCTGATCATAAAACTCGTTTTCCCGCAGGCCGACCTGCAGCTGCTCATATTGATATTCGCTGTCATCGCGGCCTCATACACCATCCCCGGCGGACTCTCATCGGCCATCAACGCCGAGCTGATCCAGGCCGTAATCCTGATAGTAGGATCAGTCATACTGACCGTCGCATGCTTCGCCAACGGCGGAGGAGAATATCTCGCCGGCCTGCTCTCCAGCGGGGATTTGTCAATGAAGCTGATCCGGCCGCTGAATGATCCCGCAACCCCGTGGCTCGGACTGATAGTGGGCATGCCGGTATCGGGCATCTATTTCTGGGCGAACAACCAGACCCTCGTGCAGCGGGTCCTCAGTTCCAGGAGCGTCGACGAAGGCCGCCGCGGAGTCATGTTCGCCGGACTGCTGACCCTCGCGACACTGTTCATAATAGTATTCCCGGGAGTCATCGCCCGCAATCTCTTCCCGGGCCTCGAAAGACCGGACATGATCTATCCGACCTTGGTGCTGAAGATGCTTCCGACCGGACTTCTCGGAATCATGCTCTCGGCTCTTCTGGCCGCATTGACATCGACCCTCAGCGCCATACTGAACTCGACCTCCACCCTCTTCACCATGGACTTCTACGCCCAGGCGAAGCCGACGACCGAGTCAAAGAAACTGGTCCTCGTGGGCAAGATAACCTCTCTGGTGATCATAGTGATCGCTGCCCTCTGGGCCCCGAACATCGGGAAATTCGGCTCCCTGCTGAAATACTATCAGGAAATGCTCTCATACATCGCTCCGCCGATCGTGGCAGCCTTCCTGCTGGGAATATTCTCCAAGAGAGTAAACGGCAACGGAGCATTCGCCGGACTGCTCGGCGGCTTGCTGATGGCTGTCGTGATGCTGCTCTGGCGCCACAGAATCTTCGGTGACATGCACTTCCTGCTGATAATCCCGATATTGCTTGCATTCAGCATGACGGTTATCTTCCTGGTCAGCCTTGCCTACCCGCGTCCGGGAGAGGACAAGCTCCGCGACACCACATTCTCGTTCAGGGACTTCCGCGCCGAAGGCCATGAACTCAAGAAGCTTCCATTGTACAGCAATTATCGTTTCTGGGCAGGCTGCCTGCTGGTCGCCTGTGCCGGAATCCTCATACTATTCTCATAG
- a CDS encoding F5/8 type C domain-containing protein: MPCSTQAASGDIYRNIALHRAATNSSSYDYNLTAQLLTDGIIPEEPACYIEITRDGKPMSRIERGYLTDLNSFGVELNAGSTLEVFFHGYSPAADKIQLASRNMPATRTTVKAEALGPDGKWTVIGTAEAAVVPVPIGYKGMTMYCWEFPTDASRRDYRFRFEGKSAVTLNEVLFFKDGKVADILPSKNFVSAWKSLGTESEWASIDLGGEVRFDKMRFSWINGPESGKVQVSEDGKEWKEIASFDGAREEISFPETRGRHVRLCLKNGNGGQPFELGEWEVYGHAPVRTVKDDEWILCRASETSEEAVLSDSFKADANWIPAKVPGTVLGSYVEYGAVPDPNFADNQLFISDSYFRSDFWYRKSFDAKITSERQFLHFEGINYQAEVFLNGQRLGLIDGAFRAEDYDVTGILRDGSNVLAVKIIHNPSYGQVKEQTADTPDSNGGILGADNPTMHATIGWDWIPTVRGRNIGIYDDVWFTQTGSVTVEDPFVRTELPLPDTTKATVFASARLVNHGGSAVEGLLKISFGEHRAELPVSLAAGEDKEVAFEPMTILNPRLWWPKGYGEQNLYQVSMTFETGGKVSDTKEFLSGVRQMEYSLDPYKSDAKWNFKGRNDDVRLSLYINGRRFVGYGGNWGYPEHMLNYGPREFDIAVGYHADMNFTMIRDWVGMTSHRAFYEACDRHGIMIWQDFWLANPSDGPDPSDVERFNETASRYVRRIRNHPSLALYVGRNEGYPPKEIDEHLDKIVKVEHPGLFYISHSAADGVSGGGPYRALKPSEYFKVRGREKMHSEMGMPAVMNYEHLLRAMGDKVEPVNTASHPNAMYGLHDYALGTKANSAQKADSFNGLLTEAFGEPASAKEFAELAQWINYDGYRAMFEGRGEHRRGLLLWMSHPAWPSMVWQTYDYYFEPTAAYFGCKKACEPLHIQFDPLRKHVEVVNTRARDRKGLRAEAMVMDMHGTVVGTQDATVDVAEDRTVTCFGLEVPATAGQVYYLSLSLRDAEGRLLSSNFYVQGVREGDFKALRTLGKTSVEADSEGDGPWKVTLKNTGSEPALMLRLKLVADGEMVLPVIYSDNYLSLMPGESREIEISAPEAVRGGASLEISGFNMEPVEIKL, encoded by the coding sequence ATGCCTTGCAGCACACAGGCAGCCTCTGGCGACATCTACAGGAACATCGCCCTCCACAGGGCTGCGACTAATTCATCCAGCTACGACTACAACCTGACAGCCCAGCTTCTGACCGACGGGATCATCCCGGAGGAGCCGGCCTGTTACATCGAAATAACCCGGGACGGAAAGCCTATGTCCCGCATCGAGCGTGGCTATCTCACCGACTTGAATTCATTCGGAGTAGAACTGAATGCCGGTTCGACCCTGGAAGTGTTTTTCCACGGATACTCTCCGGCAGCGGACAAGATCCAGCTGGCCTCCAGGAACATGCCGGCCACCAGGACTACCGTCAAGGCAGAGGCCCTCGGACCTGACGGGAAATGGACCGTCATCGGGACAGCCGAAGCGGCCGTCGTCCCCGTACCTATAGGATATAAGGGAATGACTATGTACTGCTGGGAGTTCCCGACAGATGCTTCCCGCAGGGATTACCGTTTCCGTTTCGAAGGGAAATCGGCCGTCACTCTCAACGAGGTGCTCTTCTTCAAGGACGGCAAAGTTGCAGACATACTTCCAAGCAAGAACTTCGTGAGCGCCTGGAAGAGCCTTGGGACCGAATCAGAATGGGCAAGCATCGACCTTGGCGGGGAAGTCCGTTTCGACAAGATGAGATTCAGCTGGATAAACGGCCCTGAATCCGGCAAGGTCCAGGTCTCCGAGGACGGAAAGGAATGGAAGGAGATAGCAAGCTTCGACGGAGCCCGGGAAGAGATCAGCTTCCCTGAGACCAGGGGACGCCACGTCCGTCTCTGCCTGAAGAATGGCAACGGCGGCCAGCCGTTCGAGCTCGGCGAGTGGGAAGTATATGGCCATGCCCCCGTCCGGACCGTCAAAGACGACGAATGGATACTTTGCAGGGCCTCCGAGACCTCTGAAGAAGCAGTCCTGTCCGACAGTTTCAAGGCCGACGCCAACTGGATTCCGGCCAAGGTTCCCGGCACGGTGTTGGGCTCATACGTCGAATATGGAGCCGTCCCGGACCCGAACTTCGCGGACAACCAGCTCTTCATCTCCGACTCATATTTCCGCTCTGACTTCTGGTACAGGAAAAGCTTCGACGCAAAGATCACTTCCGAGCGCCAGTTCCTGCACTTCGAGGGCATTAACTATCAGGCTGAGGTCTTCCTGAACGGCCAGCGTCTCGGCCTCATCGACGGAGCATTCAGGGCAGAGGACTACGACGTCACCGGAATTCTCCGCGACGGCAGCAACGTCCTTGCAGTCAAGATAATACATAATCCTTCATATGGCCAGGTCAAGGAACAGACCGCCGATACTCCGGACAGCAACGGAGGCATCCTCGGCGCCGACAATCCGACCATGCATGCGACCATCGGCTGGGACTGGATCCCGACCGTCAGGGGAAGGAACATAGGAATATACGATGATGTCTGGTTTACCCAGACAGGATCAGTCACCGTCGAAGACCCGTTCGTCCGCACGGAACTCCCGCTTCCGGATACCACGAAAGCGACTGTTTTCGCTTCGGCACGCCTCGTCAACCATGGCGGCAGTGCAGTCGAAGGTCTTCTCAAGATCAGCTTCGGAGAGCACCGGGCCGAGCTTCCGGTGAGCCTTGCCGCCGGCGAGGACAAGGAAGTTGCCTTCGAACCGATGACTATTCTGAATCCTCGCCTGTGGTGGCCTAAGGGCTATGGCGAGCAGAACCTCTATCAGGTCAGCATGACATTCGAGACCGGAGGAAAAGTCTCCGATACCAAGGAATTCCTTTCAGGAGTACGCCAGATGGAATACTCCCTGGATCCATACAAGTCAGATGCAAAATGGAATTTCAAAGGCCGGAATGACGACGTGAGGCTAAGCCTTTACATTAACGGCCGCAGGTTCGTCGGCTATGGCGGCAACTGGGGATATCCGGAGCATATGCTCAACTATGGTCCGCGTGAGTTCGACATCGCCGTCGGATACCATGCCGACATGAACTTCACCATGATCCGAGACTGGGTGGGCATGACCTCCCACAGGGCCTTCTACGAGGCCTGCGACCGCCATGGAATAATGATCTGGCAGGACTTCTGGCTGGCCAACCCGTCGGACGGACCGGATCCTTCAGACGTGGAGAGGTTCAATGAGACGGCCTCCAGATATGTGCGCCGCATCAGGAACCATCCTTCATTGGCCCTCTATGTCGGCCGAAACGAAGGATATCCTCCAAAGGAGATCGACGAGCATCTCGACAAGATTGTAAAGGTAGAGCATCCGGGATTGTTCTACATATCCCATTCGGCCGCTGACGGAGTGAGCGGAGGAGGTCCATACAGAGCCCTGAAGCCTTCCGAATATTTCAAGGTGAGAGGCCGCGAAAAGATGCACAGCGAGATGGGCATGCCTGCCGTCATGAATTATGAGCATCTGCTACGCGCCATGGGCGACAAGGTCGAGCCGGTCAATACGGCGTCCCATCCTAACGCAATGTATGGCCTGCATGACTATGCGCTCGGAACAAAGGCGAACAGCGCCCAGAAGGCTGACAGTTTCAACGGGCTTCTGACAGAGGCATTCGGCGAGCCTGCCAGTGCCAAGGAGTTCGCCGAACTCGCGCAGTGGATCAACTATGACGGCTACAGAGCCATGTTCGAGGGCCGCGGAGAGCATCGCAGGGGCCTGCTGCTGTGGATGAGCCATCCTGCCTGGCCTTCGATGGTATGGCAGACCTATGATTATTATTTCGAGCCTACGGCAGCTTATTTCGGCTGCAAGAAGGCCTGTGAGCCTTTGCATATACAGTTCGACCCTCTCCGCAAGCATGTCGAGGTCGTGAATACCCGCGCGCGCGACAGGAAAGGTCTGAGGGCCGAGGCGATGGTCATGGACATGCATGGAACCGTTGTCGGGACGCAGGACGCCACCGTGGACGTCGCCGAAGACCGGACAGTGACATGTTTCGGTCTGGAAGTTCCTGCAACTGCCGGCCAGGTATATTACCTAAGCCTGTCGCTCAGGGATGCCGAAGGCCGACTGCTGTCCTCCAACTTCTATGTCCAGGGTGTCAGGGAAGGCGATTTCAAGGCGCTCCGGACCCTCGGGAAGACCAGCGTCGAGGCCGATTCCGAAGGCGACGGCCCTTGGAAGGTGACATTGAAGAATACCGGATCGGAGCCTGCTCTTATGCTTCGTCTAAAGCTGGTTGCCGACGGAGAGATGGTCCTTCCTGTAATCTATTCTGACAACTATCTGTCGCTCATGCCGGGAGAAAGCCGGGAGATCGAGATTTCCGCTCCTGAAGCTGTCCGTGGCGGAGCCTCATTGGAAATATCCGGTTTCAACATGGAACCTGTAGAGATAAAGCTTTGA
- a CDS encoding Predicted glycosyl hydrolase, GH43/DUF377 family: MKLKKFEGNPIVSPNPDHAWENLVTCNPGVIYDGGKFRMLYRAAGDDEDHVIRFGLAESEDGFHFTRVSDRPVFGPSADGPDGGCVEDPRIVKFGKFFYVTYAFRPYPPGRYWTFAHDEVRYPESDEYSPKAWAMSLGNTGLAMTKDFRSFQRLGRLTSPMLDDRDVILFPEKIGGKYVLMHRPKEYVGADYGVEYPSIWLKFSDDLLDWQDKPSHLLITGRKGTWEEKIGGSTPPILTDEGWLVIYHGVADGGLSQYRVGAMLLDREDPLKVIARLPEPILEPEYEYETRGFYNGCVFPTGNVVVDGTLYVYYGAADKYVGVATCALDDLIQELLSTKIDP, translated from the coding sequence ATGAAACTCAAGAAATTCGAAGGTAACCCGATCGTCTCTCCCAATCCTGACCATGCTTGGGAGAACCTCGTGACATGCAATCCGGGAGTAATCTATGACGGAGGAAAGTTCCGCATGCTCTACCGTGCCGCCGGCGACGACGAGGACCATGTCATCAGGTTCGGTCTTGCTGAGAGCGAGGACGGCTTCCATTTCACCAGGGTGTCTGATCGGCCGGTCTTCGGCCCGAGCGCTGACGGTCCGGACGGAGGCTGCGTCGAGGATCCCCGGATAGTGAAATTCGGGAAGTTCTTCTATGTGACCTACGCTTTTCGCCCATATCCTCCGGGACGCTACTGGACATTCGCCCACGACGAGGTGCGCTATCCGGAGTCGGACGAGTACAGCCCAAAGGCCTGGGCCATGAGCCTCGGCAACACCGGACTGGCCATGACCAAGGACTTCAGGTCTTTCCAAAGGCTGGGAAGGCTTACTTCTCCGATGCTGGACGACAGGGACGTCATCCTCTTCCCTGAGAAGATAGGCGGAAAATATGTGCTCATGCATCGCCCGAAGGAGTATGTCGGGGCGGACTATGGCGTCGAGTATCCTTCGATATGGCTCAAGTTCTCCGATGACCTTCTGGACTGGCAGGACAAGCCGAGCCATCTTCTCATCACCGGCCGCAAGGGCACATGGGAGGAGAAGATCGGTGGCAGCACTCCTCCTATACTGACCGACGAGGGATGGCTGGTCATCTATCATGGAGTCGCCGACGGAGGATTGTCCCAGTATCGCGTGGGGGCCATGCTACTGGACAGGGAAGATCCGCTGAAAGTGATCGCCCGCCTCCCGGAGCCTATTCTTGAACCTGAATATGAATATGAGACCAGGGGCTTCTATAACGGCTGCGTCTTCCCGACAGGAAACGTGGTCGTGGACGGTACTCTCTACGTATATTACGGAGCAGCCGACAAGTATGTAGGAGTAGCGACCTGCGCCCTTGATGATTTGATACAAGAACTACTCTCAACCAAAATTGACCCATGA
- a CDS encoding mannan endo-1,4-beta-mannosidase — protein sequence MSRLLNIILSLLLFSAAVFSCEKAKRDVPENPDDRMLSFDRERVEVPCTENRFSLRVSANFDYAVGFDVDWIREDKTRSSTLVRYFIVSENVMKEARIGEIRFTDVADRYYVKTVKVVQAAGQGPRPEMTMSIVDKDATAETKALLGNLWAIADRGWMFGHHDDLIYGRYWYGEPGGSDTKAVCGDYPALFSVDLAEIMEGRAGADDEALRRRAILEARERGEVILACAHLSNPLTGGNYKDNSSDKVAKEILTAGTAARTKFLSWLDRCADFAGSLKDSRGRLIPVMFRPFHEHTQNWPWWGSSCTTDAEFAALWKFTVEYLRDTKGVHNFLYVISPQMDANYSGNTRGRLLYRWPGDEYVDVLGMDCYHGTNNKAFVSNLKALEEVSRDKKKPCGVTEAGLESFTQKEYWSDYLAAPLKDRRISFVSMWRNKYVGGNESDKHYFSVYPGHPSEDDFRKVYALPESLFSKDLPDMYTLPKGYEIK from the coding sequence ATGTCAAGGCTCCTGAATATAATTCTTTCCTTGCTGCTGTTTTCGGCGGCCGTCTTCTCATGCGAAAAGGCAAAGAGGGACGTTCCGGAGAATCCGGACGACCGCATGCTTTCTTTCGACCGTGAGAGGGTGGAGGTCCCATGTACGGAAAACAGGTTCTCCCTGCGGGTATCGGCGAATTTCGACTACGCTGTCGGGTTTGACGTCGACTGGATCCGCGAGGACAAGACCAGGTCCTCGACGCTCGTGCGCTATTTCATAGTCAGCGAGAACGTCATGAAGGAGGCCCGTATCGGGGAAATCCGGTTTACCGACGTCGCCGACCGGTATTATGTCAAGACCGTGAAGGTCGTCCAGGCTGCAGGCCAGGGTCCGCGTCCGGAAATGACCATGTCCATAGTGGACAAGGACGCAACTGCCGAGACCAAGGCGCTGCTGGGCAACCTTTGGGCAATAGCCGACAGAGGCTGGATGTTCGGGCATCATGATGACCTCATCTATGGCCGTTACTGGTATGGCGAACCCGGTGGTTCCGACACCAAGGCCGTCTGCGGAGATTATCCGGCATTGTTCAGCGTGGATCTCGCCGAGATCATGGAGGGACGTGCCGGTGCCGATGACGAGGCCTTGCGCCGACGTGCGATACTGGAAGCAAGAGAAAGGGGAGAAGTTATTCTGGCCTGCGCCCATTTGTCCAATCCGCTGACAGGCGGGAACTATAAGGACAATTCTTCAGACAAGGTCGCGAAGGAGATACTGACCGCCGGCACTGCCGCCAGGACCAAGTTCCTGTCTTGGCTGGACAGATGCGCCGACTTCGCCGGAAGTCTGAAGGACAGTCGCGGAAGACTGATTCCTGTGATGTTCCGTCCGTTCCATGAACATACCCAGAACTGGCCTTGGTGGGGCTCGTCCTGCACTACCGACGCCGAGTTCGCGGCATTGTGGAAATTTACCGTAGAATATCTCAGAGATACCAAGGGAGTCCATAACTTTTTGTATGTCATCTCGCCGCAGATGGATGCCAACTATTCGGGTAATACCCGGGGCCGTCTGCTTTACCGCTGGCCTGGTGACGAATATGTGGACGTGCTTGGCATGGACTGTTATCATGGAACCAACAACAAGGCTTTCGTCTCCAACCTGAAGGCCCTGGAGGAGGTATCCAGAGATAAGAAGAAACCTTGCGGCGTGACAGAGGCGGGACTGGAGTCGTTTACCCAGAAGGAATACTGGTCGGACTATCTGGCCGCTCCGCTCAAGGACCGCAGGATATCATTCGTCTCGATGTGGCGCAACAAATATGTAGGCGGCAACGAGAGCGACAAACACTATTTCAGCGTTTACCCGGGCCATCCTTCCGAGGATGATTTCCGCAAGGTCTACGCTTTGCCGGAGAGCCTTTTCAGCAAAGACCTGCCGGATATGTACACCCTTCCGAAAGGATATGAAATCAAATAA